From Granulicella sp. WH15, the proteins below share one genomic window:
- a CDS encoding amidohydrolase family protein: MRSFLLLFLLIPPVALAAAPPVDTTLITHVRVIDGTGRPPIEDATVTIVGDKIASISRAHAAVGAAPNAHIVDGSGKTVIPGLINAHGHLALVDDTKNSSDSYTRERVIAELRQYERYGVTTMLSLGLNRDLVYGVRGEQRRGALDGATILVADRGIGVPDGMPPIPHQPDQLYQPATVEEARKDVDEAAARGTDLVKIWVDDLYRTKPKMDPAVYRAAIEEAHRHHIRVAAHVYRLSDAKQLVRDGVDVLAHSVRDTTIDAEFIQLMKEHGTFYIPTLTVDESFFAYAGHPAWMDRAFFRDAISPNLYAMLTSKSYQDQVKNDPLTPVHRQDYENARRNLKLALDAGLKVGFGTDSGASPYRIPGFAEHHELAMMVEAGLTPIEAIHAATGENAELLKIAERTGTIQPGRQADLILLGSNPVDDIHNTERIVAIWHGGREAKPEAGGLH; this comes from the coding sequence ATGCGGTCGTTTTTGCTCCTGTTTTTGCTGATTCCTCCTGTGGCTCTTGCCGCTGCTCCGCCGGTTGATACCACGCTGATTACGCACGTTCGCGTCATTGATGGCACGGGGCGGCCGCCGATAGAGGACGCAACCGTTACGATCGTCGGCGATAAAATTGCCAGCATCAGCCGGGCTCATGCGGCTGTGGGAGCGGCTCCAAATGCGCACATTGTCGATGGATCGGGTAAGACCGTCATTCCTGGATTAATCAATGCGCATGGACATCTGGCGTTGGTCGATGATACGAAAAATTCATCGGATTCTTATACGCGTGAGCGTGTGATCGCAGAGCTGCGTCAGTACGAACGTTACGGCGTGACGACGATGCTCTCGCTGGGGCTCAATCGCGATCTTGTCTATGGTGTTCGCGGAGAACAGCGCCGTGGCGCGTTGGATGGAGCCACGATTCTCGTTGCCGACCGCGGCATCGGGGTGCCGGATGGGATGCCTCCGATTCCGCACCAGCCCGATCAGTTGTATCAACCCGCGACGGTGGAGGAGGCTCGCAAGGACGTCGATGAGGCGGCTGCGCGGGGTACGGACTTAGTCAAGATATGGGTCGATGATCTTTACCGGACCAAGCCGAAGATGGACCCGGCGGTCTATCGCGCGGCCATCGAGGAGGCGCATCGTCATCACATCCGTGTGGCCGCGCATGTGTATCGGTTGAGCGATGCAAAGCAGCTTGTGCGCGATGGTGTCGATGTGCTGGCGCACTCGGTTCGCGACACCACGATTGATGCCGAGTTCATCCAACTGATGAAGGAGCATGGAACGTTTTACATCCCCACGCTTACTGTCGATGAATCCTTCTTTGCGTATGCCGGTCATCCGGCGTGGATGGATCGCGCCTTCTTTCGCGATGCCATCTCGCCGAACCTGTATGCGATGCTGACGAGCAAAAGCTATCAGGATCAGGTGAAGAATGATCCTCTGACTCCGGTGCATCGGCAGGACTATGAGAACGCCCGCAGAAACTTGAAGCTGGCTCTCGATGCGGGGCTGAAGGTGGGCTTCGGGACGGATTCGGGCGCGAGCCCTTATCGCATCCCGGGCTTCGCGGAGCACCATGAACTGGCCATGATGGTGGAGGCCGGGCTTACGCCGATTGAGGCGATCCACGCGGCCACGGGAGAGAATGCGGAGCTGCTGAAGATTGCCGAAAGGACGGGTACGATCCAGCCCGGACGACAGGCCGACCTGATTTTGCTTGGTTCTAATCCGGTCGATGACATCCATAACACTGAACGCATCGTCGCGATATGGCATGGGGGCCGAGAGGCAAAACCGGAGGCTGGCGGCTTGCACTAG
- the queG gene encoding tRNA epoxyqueuosine(34) reductase QueG: protein MASPATFWTPELIEFTRGEAVSAGFDLAGVAEAFASEQDAGRLTAERFTAWIDEGRAGEMEYLKRRDEHGELLRRSVRVALPWARSVVVCAFNYNAAGPRSLDPAAAGDGWIARYAWNGTESGEPTDYHDDLLARLRAVETALHDVAECETRCYVDTGPLLERDLAAKAGVGWVGKNTCVLNQKIGSWMLLGVIVTSLPLGPGLSVEEAADRCGSCTRCIDACPTDALVAPRQMDASLCIAYLTIEKKGSIAEELREPMGRQVFGCDICQEVCPWNRRAPVSVRTGLATRDELINPALEWLGAMEQDEFRRRFRGSPLERTKLKRLRRNVAIAMGNSGEQGFRPRLAEWAAAEDEVLAEAASWALGRLAVKETED from the coding sequence GTGGCTTCTCCTGCGACATTCTGGACACCCGAGCTGATCGAATTCACCCGGGGTGAGGCTGTCTCCGCCGGGTTCGATCTTGCCGGGGTGGCGGAGGCGTTCGCCTCGGAGCAGGATGCGGGGCGTCTGACCGCCGAGCGATTTACCGCCTGGATTGACGAGGGCCGAGCCGGGGAGATGGAGTACCTGAAGCGGCGCGATGAGCATGGCGAGCTGCTGCGACGGTCGGTGCGGGTGGCGTTGCCTTGGGCTAGGTCGGTGGTCGTGTGTGCCTTCAACTACAACGCCGCTGGACCACGTTCGCTTGATCCCGCTGCTGCCGGGGATGGCTGGATCGCGCGCTATGCGTGGAATGGCACCGAGTCTGGCGAGCCTACGGATTATCACGATGACCTGCTTGCCAGGCTGCGTGCGGTCGAGACTGCTCTGCATGATGTGGCCGAGTGCGAGACTCGCTGTTATGTCGATACGGGGCCGCTGCTCGAGAGGGACCTCGCCGCGAAGGCCGGGGTCGGTTGGGTGGGGAAGAATACCTGCGTGCTGAACCAGAAGATCGGCTCGTGGATGCTGCTGGGGGTGATCGTGACCTCGTTGCCGCTGGGGCCGGGGCTTTCGGTGGAGGAGGCAGCGGACCGCTGCGGAAGCTGCACGCGCTGCATCGACGCCTGCCCGACCGACGCGCTGGTGGCTCCGCGCCAGATGGATGCCTCGCTCTGCATCGCCTACCTGACCATCGAGAAGAAGGGAAGCATCGCGGAGGAGCTGCGAGAGCCGATGGGGAGGCAGGTCTTCGGCTGCGATATCTGCCAGGAGGTGTGCCCGTGGAACCGGCGCGCTCCGGTGAGCGTGAGGACGGGGCTGGCGACGCGGGATGAACTCATCAACCCCGCTCTGGAGTGGCTGGGGGCGATGGAGCAGGATGAGTTTCGGCGGCGTTTTCGCGGCTCTCCGCTGGAGCGGACCAAGCTGAAGCGGCTGCGGCGAAATGTGGCCATCGCGATGGGCAATAGCGGGGAGCAGGGATTTCGTCCGCGTCTGGCTGAGTGGGCAGCGGCCGAAGACGAGGTGCTGGCGGAGGCGGCTTCCTGGGCGTTGGGCAGGCTGGCCGTGAAAGAGACAGAGGACTAG
- a CDS encoding DUF3800 domain-containing protein gives MHLAIDDTYGPIDAAPSKYVTGARRTYVAVEFPDSQVQEVRNAIRDCLEELPDQLGIAPAEFHFVDIYNRNGVWKQVLAGKNLRIFEFFAEIYRHYRWRVHIQTVDNRTLTDHGIALAGSLDGIDLTKRDGQALLFLLLKLRRSIPSPRERLILRIDEGTGKADAPFAREIFHEWGERYDGRFAASVSEPLLQIADFLAFSINRSTHLQIKPQRTATDLWFLDLVGRMKIQSPDITQTTLPANFSVADIDSIHTKDRREKGVE, from the coding sequence ATGCATCTAGCGATAGATGATACGTACGGACCGATCGACGCGGCACCCTCGAAATACGTAACCGGGGCCCGCCGAACCTATGTTGCGGTGGAGTTCCCCGACTCTCAGGTTCAGGAAGTTCGGAATGCCATCCGCGACTGCCTGGAGGAGCTGCCCGATCAACTCGGCATCGCTCCAGCCGAGTTCCACTTTGTCGACATATACAACCGCAATGGTGTCTGGAAACAGGTGCTAGCGGGAAAGAACCTGCGGATCTTCGAGTTTTTCGCAGAGATCTATCGCCACTATCGCTGGCGAGTCCACATTCAGACCGTCGACAACAGGACTCTCACGGACCACGGGATCGCACTTGCAGGCTCGCTCGACGGCATCGACCTGACCAAACGTGACGGTCAGGCTCTGCTGTTCCTGCTGCTGAAGCTGAGGCGATCCATCCCCTCTCCGCGGGAGCGATTGATCCTGCGCATCGACGAGGGCACAGGCAAGGCCGATGCACCCTTTGCGCGGGAGATCTTTCACGAGTGGGGCGAGCGTTATGATGGCCGCTTCGCTGCTTCCGTGTCTGAGCCTCTCCTCCAGATCGCTGACTTCCTTGCCTTCAGCATCAACCGGTCCACCCACCTTCAGATCAAGCCCCAGCGTACGGCAACGGATCTGTGGTTCCTCGATCTAGTCGGCAGAATGAAGATCCAGTCACCGGACATCACGCAAACTACTCTCCCGGCAAACTTCTCCGTCGCTGATATCGACTCGATTCACACCAAAGATCGACGAGAAAAGGGAGTGGAGTAA
- a CDS encoding efflux RND transporter permease subunit, translated as MNPSKPFILRPVATALLMVAIFLAGGVAYFQLPISALPEVDYPTMQVLTFYPGASPDVVASAVTAPLERQFGEVAGLSQMTSTSAGGVSVIVMQFQLSLSIDVAEQEVQAAINAAQSYLPANLPAPPVYSKSNPADAPVLTLALTSNEVALPQVEDLADTRLAPKISQISGVGLVSISGGQKPAVRIQANPTALSAYGINLEDLRNSLTGNSLNSAKGSFDGPAQDYTINANDQLQTSDDYRAVVVAYRNGAPVMLPEVARVVDGVENSKLAAWMNYTPAVILNIQRQPGANTIQVVDSIQRLLPQLVSTLPQAVHVQIVTDRTTAIRASVKDVEFELILTIALVVMVIFLFLRSIPATIIPSIAVPLSLVGTFGVMYLAGYSLNNLTMMALTISTGFVVDDAIVMIENISRYIEEGESPMEAALVGAEQIGFTILSLTVSLIAVLIPLLFMGDIAGRLFRQFAVTLAITIVISAFVSLTLTPMMSARLLSYTPPEKQSRFYKVSERIFEDIIAFYGRTLSFVLRFQTITLLVALATLVLTVVLYMTVPKGFFPTQDTGIIQGISQASASISFQAMTERQQNLAKVLLADPAVESISSFIGPDGTNTTLNSGRIQINLKPLEERGLSATQVIDRLGPKLEKIEGIRLYMQPVQDLTVDDRVSRTEYQYTLEDPNQAELNSVTHDLVARLKQLPELSDVVTDQQLGGKAEALVIDRATASRFGITPSAIDNTLYDAFGQRQINTMYTQLNQYHVILETDPKFQINPQKLNDIYIQSSLTSATSASTATATAGSSSGAGSGVTASSGNALLTPSATSGISAAATGTSAFSNSNPSISATSGVNATSSLSSTSTASSSANVLSSQSTSTSISSSTSTSTSGTTRAGSSTGDSTAGTGGSGGGGTTGTTAASTPVPLSAIAHFESRGQALSINHQGQFPSVTISFNLGGGYSLGQALDAMDKVIADSHLPPSVVANYQGTASAFQGSLSNEGILILAALVTVYIVLGVLYESFIHPVTILSTLPSAGVGALLALRLFHLDLDIVAIIGIILLIGIVKKNGIMMVDFALEAERKEGKTATEAIYQASLLRFRPIMMTTMAALLSGLPLAFGSGIGSELRKPLGVAMVGGLIFSQVLTLYTTPVIYIFFDNLGERFSRKRNAVQPEAEHA; from the coding sequence ATGAATCCGTCCAAGCCATTTATTCTCCGCCCGGTAGCGACTGCACTGCTGATGGTCGCCATCTTTCTCGCGGGCGGCGTGGCGTACTTCCAACTGCCCATCTCCGCCCTGCCCGAGGTCGATTACCCGACCATGCAGGTCCTCACCTTCTATCCGGGGGCGAGCCCTGACGTCGTCGCCTCGGCCGTCACCGCTCCGCTCGAGCGCCAGTTCGGCGAGGTCGCCGGTCTCAGCCAGATGACCTCCACCAGCGCCGGCGGCGTGTCGGTCATCGTCATGCAGTTTCAACTCTCGCTCAGCATCGACGTGGCCGAGCAAGAGGTGCAGGCCGCGATCAATGCCGCCCAGAGCTACCTGCCCGCGAATCTGCCCGCGCCGCCGGTCTATAGCAAATCCAACCCGGCCGATGCTCCCGTACTGACGCTCGCACTCACCTCCAACGAAGTCGCACTACCCCAGGTCGAAGACCTCGCCGACACCCGGCTCGCGCCCAAGATCTCGCAGATCTCCGGCGTCGGCCTCGTCAGCATCTCCGGCGGTCAGAAGCCCGCGGTTCGTATTCAAGCCAATCCCACTGCGCTCTCGGCCTACGGGATCAACCTTGAAGACCTGCGCAACTCGCTCACCGGCAACAGCCTGAACTCCGCCAAGGGCAGCTTCGACGGCCCCGCGCAGGACTACACCATCAACGCGAACGACCAGCTCCAGACCAGCGACGATTACAGGGCGGTCGTGGTCGCCTATCGCAACGGCGCGCCGGTGATGCTGCCTGAGGTCGCCCGCGTGGTCGATGGAGTCGAGAACTCGAAGCTCGCCGCGTGGATGAACTATACGCCTGCGGTGATCCTGAACATCCAGCGCCAGCCCGGCGCCAACACCATCCAGGTCGTCGATAGCATCCAGCGCCTGTTGCCGCAGCTCGTCTCCACACTGCCGCAAGCAGTTCACGTCCAGATCGTCACCGACCGCACCACCGCCATCCGCGCCTCGGTCAAAGACGTCGAGTTTGAGCTGATCCTCACCATCGCCCTCGTCGTGATGGTCATCTTCCTCTTCCTCCGCTCGATCCCCGCGACCATCATCCCTAGCATCGCCGTACCGCTCTCGCTCGTGGGCACCTTCGGCGTCATGTACCTGGCGGGCTACAGCCTCAACAACCTCACCATGATGGCGCTCACCATCTCCACCGGCTTCGTGGTGGACGACGCCATCGTGATGATCGAGAACATCTCGCGTTACATCGAAGAGGGCGAGTCCCCGATGGAGGCCGCGCTCGTCGGGGCGGAGCAGATCGGCTTCACCATCCTCTCGCTCACCGTCTCGCTCATCGCGGTGCTCATCCCGCTGCTCTTCATGGGCGACATCGCCGGACGTCTCTTCCGCCAATTTGCAGTAACGCTTGCCATCACCATCGTCATCTCCGCCTTTGTCTCGCTCACGCTGACACCGATGATGTCCGCGCGCCTGCTCAGCTATACACCGCCCGAAAAGCAAAGCCGCTTCTACAAGGTCTCCGAACGCATCTTCGAAGACATCATCGCCTTCTACGGACGCACCCTCAGCTTCGTGCTCCGCTTCCAAACCATCACCCTACTGGTGGCGCTGGCCACTCTGGTGCTCACCGTCGTCCTCTACATGACGGTCCCCAAGGGCTTCTTCCCCACTCAGGACACGGGCATCATCCAGGGCATCTCGCAGGCCTCTGCGTCTATCTCCTTCCAGGCCATGACAGAACGTCAGCAGAACCTTGCCAAGGTGCTGCTGGCCGACCCAGCGGTCGAGAGCATCTCCTCCTTCATCGGCCCCGACGGAACCAACACCACACTGAACAGCGGACGCATTCAGATCAACCTGAAGCCGCTCGAAGAGCGCGGACTCTCCGCCACACAGGTCATTGACCGCCTGGGACCGAAGCTCGAAAAGATCGAAGGCATCAGGCTCTACATGCAGCCGGTGCAGGACCTAACGGTCGATGATCGCGTAAGCCGCACCGAGTACCAGTACACACTCGAAGACCCCAACCAGGCCGAACTGAACTCCGTCACGCACGATCTGGTTGCCAGGCTGAAGCAGCTCCCCGAGCTGTCGGATGTGGTCACCGACCAGCAGCTCGGCGGCAAAGCTGAAGCGCTTGTCATCGACCGCGCCACCGCATCGCGCTTCGGCATCACGCCCTCGGCCATCGACAACACGCTCTACGACGCCTTCGGCCAGCGCCAGATCAACACCATGTATACGCAACTGAATCAGTATCATGTCATTCTGGAGACCGATCCCAAGTTTCAGATCAATCCCCAGAAGCTTAACGACATCTACATTCAGTCGTCGCTCACCAGCGCCACCTCGGCCTCCACGGCCACCGCAACCGCCGGATCATCGTCAGGCGCAGGTTCGGGCGTCACCGCATCCTCAGGCAACGCGCTGCTGACGCCCTCCGCAACCTCCGGCATCTCGGCAGCGGCCACCGGCACCTCCGCCTTCTCGAACAGCAATCCCAGTATCTCGGCGACCTCCGGCGTCAACGCAACCTCCTCGCTCTCGTCCACCTCCACAGCCTCCTCCAGCGCCAACGTCCTCTCCAGCCAGAGCACCTCCACCAGCATCTCTTCGAGCACCTCGACCTCGACCAGCGGCACCACCCGTGCAGGTTCCAGCACCGGCGACTCCACGGCTGGAACCGGCGGCAGCGGCGGAGGCGGCACCACCGGGACCACAGCCGCATCCACCCCCGTGCCGCTCAGCGCCATCGCCCACTTCGAGAGCCGCGGCCAGGCGCTGTCCATCAACCATCAGGGACAGTTCCCGTCCGTCACCATCTCCTTCAACCTCGGTGGCGGCTACTCGCTCGGCCAGGCGCTCGACGCCATGGACAAGGTCATCGCCGACTCTCATCTGCCCCCCAGCGTGGTCGCCAACTATCAAGGCACCGCCTCCGCCTTCCAGGGCTCGCTCTCGAACGAAGGCATCCTCATCCTCGCCGCGCTGGTCACCGTCTACATCGTCCTCGGCGTGCTGTACGAGAGCTTCATTCATCCGGTCACGATTCTCTCCACGTTGCCCTCGGCGGGCGTCGGAGCCCTGCTCGCCCTGCGGCTCTTTCACCTCGACCTCGACATCGTCGCCATCATCGGCATCATCCTGCTCATCGGCATCGTGAAGAAGAACGGCATCATGATGGTCGACTTCGCTCTCGAGGCTGAACGCAAAGAGGGCAAGACCGCGACCGAGGCCATCTATCAAGCCTCTCTGCTGCGCTTCCGCCCCATCATGATGACGACGATGGCCGCCCTCCTCAGCGGCCTTCCCCTGGCCTTCGGCTCCGGCATCGGCTCCGAGCTGCGCAAGCCGCTGGGCGTGGCCATGGTCGGCGGCCTCATCTTCAGCCAGGTGCTTACACTGTATACAACCCCGGTCATCTACATCTTCTTCGACAACCTCGGCGAGCGTTTCTCGCGCAAGAGAAACGCCGTCCAGCCCGAAGCCGAGCACGCATGA
- a CDS encoding efflux RND transporter periplasmic adaptor subunit, with amino-acid sequence MNQQNSTGSPSDDQDLGATSEAHTSTNPGTPSATQATASPTLAEPFHAHKQSHTLRWVVIGVVIVLVLLAIRHFSSETSPAAGPGIPAGGKKAGNGRGQQGPAAITVGQSTAGNMNIYVDTLGTVTPTNTVTIYSQITGRVMEVRYHEGEIVHRGDPLIEIDPRPYQANLTQAEGTLQHDEGVLAEAKIDLARYQAAFAKNAIARQQLEDQEQIVVQEEGTVKADQGTVAYDQVQLAYCHITAPISGRVGLRLVDPGNTVFAGSGSTLLVITQLQPITVVFNVSEDNLPQVQEQLRGRKQLQVDIFDRSNDKQLETGKLTSLNNQIDTTTGTVKFRASFNNNDLQLFPNQFVNARLLVSSLPNATLVPSAAVQHNGTAAFVYTVNSGANNGHTVAVHPVTVVTNDDTSTAVQGLDPGVTVATSGFDRLENNVSVAVSSPHQGTPTSSKPLSGNPAP; translated from the coding sequence ATGAATCAGCAAAATAGTACGGGCAGCCCATCTGACGATCAGGATCTGGGAGCCACCTCTGAAGCACATACCTCCACCAACCCGGGTACACCCTCCGCGACCCAGGCCACCGCTTCGCCTACCCTAGCCGAGCCTTTCCACGCCCACAAGCAGTCGCACACGCTGCGCTGGGTAGTCATTGGCGTGGTCATCGTGCTGGTGCTTCTGGCGATCCGTCACTTCAGCTCGGAGACCTCCCCTGCCGCGGGGCCCGGCATACCTGCGGGCGGCAAGAAGGCAGGCAACGGCCGCGGGCAACAGGGACCAGCCGCGATCACCGTCGGCCAATCGACTGCGGGCAACATGAATATCTACGTCGATACCCTGGGTACCGTAACTCCCACCAACACGGTCACGATCTATAGCCAGATCACCGGCCGCGTGATGGAGGTTCGCTATCACGAGGGCGAGATCGTACACAGAGGCGATCCTCTCATCGAGATCGACCCGCGCCCCTACCAGGCAAACCTGACCCAGGCAGAAGGCACCCTGCAACACGATGAGGGCGTGCTGGCCGAAGCCAAGATCGATCTCGCCCGCTATCAGGCGGCCTTCGCCAAGAATGCCATTGCAAGACAGCAGCTCGAAGATCAAGAGCAGATCGTCGTGCAGGAAGAGGGCACGGTCAAGGCCGATCAGGGCACCGTCGCCTACGACCAGGTACAGTTGGCCTACTGCCACATCACTGCCCCCATCAGCGGCCGCGTAGGCCTGCGTCTGGTCGACCCCGGCAATACTGTCTTTGCGGGCAGCGGCTCCACGCTGCTGGTCATCACTCAACTGCAACCGATTACCGTGGTCTTCAACGTATCCGAGGACAATCTGCCGCAGGTGCAGGAGCAGCTACGCGGGCGCAAGCAGCTTCAGGTCGATATCTTCGATCGCTCCAACGACAAGCAGCTCGAGACCGGCAAGCTCACCTCGCTCAACAACCAGATCGACACAACGACGGGCACGGTCAAGTTCCGCGCCAGCTTCAACAACAACGATCTGCAGCTCTTCCCCAACCAGTTCGTGAACGCGCGCCTGCTCGTCAGCTCGCTGCCGAATGCAACGCTGGTGCCGTCGGCAGCCGTACAGCATAACGGCACCGCCGCCTTTGTGTACACCGTAAACTCCGGCGCCAACAACGGCCACACCGTCGCGGTCCACCCCGTCACCGTCGTCACCAACGACGACACCTCGACAGCGGTTCAAGGCCTCGACCCCGGCGTCACCGTTGCGACCAGCGGCTTCGACCGCCTTGAGAACAACGTGTCGGTCGCGGTCAGCAGCCCGCACCAGGGCACTCCGACCAGCAGTAAACCATTGAGTGGGAACCCGGCTCCATGA
- a CDS encoding YncE family protein, with product MPHLSHRNRRALRGTLLCLLLPLAACSRKGFPRVPDGYREYAYVSNTAANTVSVLDLVYLRPERTLLVGAGPSGMAVNPVRNEVYVVNTQPSQPNGSVSVIDVVSNRVVATILVHRLPYSIAVDPTGHRAFVANSGSNTVSVLDLDKRRLIHTAATGEQPGVARISPDGRTLVVTNRGSNSVSVYSVAPTDSPTSEPALRLRSTFDRCPGATDAAILPDSLKAFIACSSGHQVMAISLAAAPDSWQAKQDSAATADHFLTLLDVGVAPTHLALKPDGGEIFVSNFTSDSISEISTWTNEVGGTYAIGSKPSQGVVSRDNSTLWVSNFGADTISLYSVDDGKVVGSLHTGAAPDALAFSADEHLLLAADAHSGDVAVIRTQGKQGPALFTMLPAGASPSAIVVKALQPNK from the coding sequence GTGCCTCATCTTTCTCATCGCAACCGCCGCGCCCTTCGCGGCACCCTCCTCTGCCTCCTGCTCCCGCTAGCCGCCTGTAGCCGCAAGGGCTTTCCCAGAGTGCCCGACGGCTACCGCGAATATGCCTACGTCTCCAATACCGCGGCCAACACAGTCTCTGTGCTCGACCTCGTCTACCTGCGCCCGGAGCGCACGCTCCTGGTAGGAGCCGGCCCTAGCGGCATGGCCGTCAACCCCGTCCGCAACGAGGTCTACGTCGTCAACACCCAGCCCTCGCAGCCCAACGGCTCGGTCTCGGTCATCGACGTCGTATCGAACCGCGTCGTAGCCACCATCCTCGTGCATCGCCTGCCTTACTCCATCGCGGTCGACCCCACAGGCCACCGCGCCTTCGTCGCCAACTCCGGCTCGAACACCGTCTCCGTACTCGACCTCGACAAGCGCCGCCTGATCCATACCGCGGCCACGGGCGAGCAGCCCGGCGTCGCCCGCATCTCGCCGGACGGGCGCACCCTCGTCGTCACCAATCGCGGCAGCAACAGCGTCTCGGTCTACAGCGTGGCGCCGACCGACAGCCCAACCTCCGAGCCCGCGCTGCGGCTACGCAGCACCTTCGACCGCTGCCCCGGAGCCACCGACGCGGCCATCCTGCCCGACTCGCTGAAGGCCTTTATCGCCTGCTCGAGCGGTCACCAGGTGATGGCGATCAGCCTGGCCGCCGCGCCCGATTCGTGGCAGGCCAAGCAGGACTCCGCCGCCACCGCCGACCACTTCCTCACCCTGCTCGACGTCGGGGTCGCGCCGACACACCTAGCTCTGAAGCCCGACGGCGGCGAGATCTTCGTCAGCAACTTCACCTCGGATTCGATCTCCGAGATCTCCACCTGGACCAACGAGGTAGGCGGCACCTACGCCATCGGCAGCAAGCCATCGCAGGGCGTCGTCAGCCGCGACAACAGCACGCTGTGGGTCTCGAACTTCGGCGCGGACACCATCTCGCTCTACAGCGTCGACGACGGCAAGGTGGTTGGAAGCCTGCACACGGGCGCGGCTCCCGACGCACTGGCCTTCTCGGCCGACGAGCACCTGCTACTAGCAGCGGACGCGCACTCGGGCGACGTAGCGGTGATTCGGACGCAGGGTAAGCAAGGCCCCGCGCTCTTCACGATGCTGCCCGCAGGAGCATCGCCAAGCGCCATCGTGGTCAAAGCACTCCAACCTAACAAATAA
- a CDS encoding YihY/virulence factor BrkB family protein: MTGTEVHTYAFSVAANVILSLFPFIVLLLTISHRVFHSSAMEAVVGDLMRSLLPTGQDFVMRNAHPKKGTQIFSLVMLLISSTGVFLPLEVALNQVWGVKENRSYLHNQVVSIGLAVAVGALAMASIAMTAGQRSVMGWIFLGHTDNVVYNFIGHGVLKICAVIASILLFFLIYWILPNRKVPARAVLPTAIVIGLLWEVAKYLYVLALPWLDFRAVYGPFYISVGLMMWAFLSGLLLLAGAHFSATRYTLRLAREAESEG, encoded by the coding sequence ATGACCGGCACCGAGGTCCACACCTACGCCTTTAGCGTCGCGGCCAACGTCATCCTGTCGCTCTTCCCCTTCATCGTGCTGCTGCTCACGATCAGCCATCGCGTCTTTCACTCGAGCGCCATGGAGGCCGTGGTCGGCGACCTGATGCGCAGCCTGCTGCCCACCGGGCAGGACTTCGTGATGCGCAATGCACACCCGAAGAAGGGTACGCAGATCTTCTCGCTGGTGATGCTGCTGATCTCCTCGACCGGCGTCTTTCTGCCGCTGGAGGTGGCGTTGAACCAGGTCTGGGGAGTCAAGGAGAACCGCAGCTATCTGCACAATCAGGTGGTCTCGATTGGTCTGGCCGTGGCTGTCGGCGCGCTGGCTATGGCCTCAATCGCCATGACCGCCGGGCAGCGCAGCGTCATGGGTTGGATCTTTCTGGGGCACACGGACAACGTGGTTTATAACTTCATCGGACACGGCGTGCTCAAGATCTGCGCGGTCATTGCGAGCATCCTGCTGTTCTTTCTTATCTACTGGATTCTGCCTAACCGCAAGGTTCCCGCGCGGGCGGTGCTGCCGACCGCGATTGTGATCGGGCTGCTGTGGGAGGTGGCCAAGTACCTGTACGTGCTGGCGCTACCGTGGTTGGATTTTCGGGCAGTCTACGGGCCGTTTTATATCTCGGTTGGGCTGATGATGTGGGCTTTTCTCTCGGGGCTGCTGCTGTTGGCCGGTGCGCACTTTTCCGCGACGCGTTATACGTTGAGGCTGGCTCGTGAGGCGGAGAGTGAAGGCTAG